The nucleotide sequence GGGCATGAAGTTATTTTTCACGATTTATATGCCGAAAAGTTCGATCCAATCCTTTTAAGTGAAGAAATCCCTAAAGAAGCAGAATTAGATCCAATTATTGAAAATTACTGCAAAGAAATCTCGGAGGCTGATGGAATAATAATTATTCACCCAAACTGGTGGGGACAACCCCCTGCAATTTTAAAAGGTTACGTTGACCGTGTGATACGTGCAGGAGTAGCTTACGAGTTTTTGGAAGGCGATAGTGGTGAAGGAGTCCCAAATGGTCTATTAAAAGCAGAATCCGCGCTTGTATTCAACACGGCGAATACTTCAAAGGAAAGAGAAATGAATGTATTCGGAGATCCATTAGAAACTATCTGGAAAAACTGTATTTTCGATCTCTGCGGTGTGAAAAACTTTTACAGAAAAATGTACAGAATTATTGTCACAAGCACTCCTCAGGAACGAGAATTATGGTTAGAAGATGTGAAAGAAACTGTTAATAAATATTTCCCATCCATGAACTGAAATACGAGGTTTTTAAATGGCAGAACTTCCCGAAATTTTAATTTTAAGCAAGCAAATGAATAATGAATTGAAATCAAAAAAGTTTGAATCTGTTGATGTAATTCAGGAAAAATGCCTGAACATGGAATCAGATAATTTTAAAAGGCAAATAATAGGAAAAAGCATTGAGAATATATATAATAAAGGAAAATGGATCTTTTTCAAGCTTTCAGATGGTTATAACTTGCTGTTAAATCTTGGAATGGGTGCAGATATACTGCATTATACAGAAGGGGAATTTAGCAGTGAATATCAATGCCGTTTCAATTTCGGTGATAATTCAGGATTTACATGTAAATTCTGGTGGTTTGGACATGTTGAATTAATAAAAGATAGTGAATTAGGAGAACATAAACCAACAAAAGATATTGCAATCTCCCCATTGGATTCCAAATTCACTCTGAACTATTTTAAAAGCATTTGCAAAGGTCGTGCAGGGGTCAAAAATTTATTATTAAATCAAAGGAAGATCGGAGGTATTGGAAACGTTTATGTTCATGATATTCTTTTTAGGGCAAAAATACATCCACAAGCACCCATTAATACCTTAAATAATTCCCAAATTGATAAATTATTTGAAATTATAAAAGAAAATCTGCAAAAATCCATGAATACAGGTGGATTGATTTATGAAAAGGATTTCTACGGAGAAAATAATGGATTTTCTCGGGATGACTTTTTAGTGGCTTATAAAGAGGGAGAAAAATGTCCAGATTGTTCTTCAATCATTGAAAAAATTAAAACTGGAAGTACATCCTCCTACATTTGTCCAGAATGCCAGAAATAAATTTATTTGAATGAAAAAGAATAATAAATTATACTTAATTTAGTTTAATGATAAGTGATTGGAATGGGAGAAATAGCATTAACTATAAAATCTGAAAATAAGCCAGGTGTTTTAAGAGATATTACTGACTTAATGGCAAAATGCGGAATGAATATCACTTATACTCATCTTTTTGTAGAAAAAGACGGCTCAGCTTCAGTATATATGGAGATTGAAGGAGTCAGTGATTCTGATGAACTTACAAACAATATCAGAAAAGTTAAAGCCGTAACAGATGTCCAAATTCACCCCTCATTATCTGAAATATATGGAAAGAGAATTATAATAATCGGCGGGGGCGCACAGGTTGCTCAGGTAGCTCATGGAGCAATCACAGAGGCAGATAGACATAATATAAGGGGAGAACGAATTAGTATAGATACAATACCTCTTGTTGGTGAAACAGAACTTTCAGATGCGGTTTCTGCTGTTGGAAGGCTTCCAAGAGTTGGTGCACTGGTTTTAGCCGGATCACTAATGGGTGGTAAAATTTCAGAAGCCGTTGAAGAAGTAAAAAAGGAACATGGCGTGATTGTAATCAGCCTTAACATGCCTGGAAGTGTAACCCAAAAAGCTGACCTTGTTGTAACAGATCCTGTTCAGGCAGGGGTAATGGCTGTTATGGCTGTTGCTGAAACAGCTATTTTTGATATAAAAAAGGTAAGACACGCAAAATTTTAAATTTTGCGGTTCAGAAAAACGATGCTTTTCTTCAAAAAAAGATATTTTAAATATATTTACTGAATTATTTAAGTTAACTCATTTCAATTGCTCGAATTAACTTACTTGCAGCGTTTTTTAGTTCAGGATCCTTGATTTCTCCGCTTTCTCTTATTTTAAGGGCCATTGTAAGTACTTCTCTTACATCCTGGGGTTTAAGGTTTTCAGCCATCTCAAGATAGGTCTGATCCATATCTTCTTCTACTTTAACTTTTTTTGCATCCATTAACTGCAACATTACCTGGCAAGCACCCATAATGTCGCCGCTTTCTGCATTCAACTCGCATTTTTCATATAGCTCTTTAGACTTAGCATCCATTTTAACACCAATATATATAATTGTTGTTCAATGGATTTATAATTAGTTATTATAATATTAAATAAATTATTATAAATTACTTTTATTTTCTTGTAAAAATAATATCCAGAAATACTTTAAAAAATAATCAGAGCATTATTATCCTAATTCACAAAAAAATAAATTTAAAATTAAAAATAAGATAAGTACCCTATACTAATTTCAAAAAAATCATGATTTATAGGGATTAAAATATTAAAACATCTCTATAGCTCTTATTAACCTGTTTGCAGCATTTTTCATTTCCGGACTTGCACTGGGACTTTGTCTAATTTTAAATGCCATTTTAAGGACTTTAGGAACATCTTCAGGCTTGATTCTTTCAGCCATTTGTATGTAGGATTCATTTGGATCCTCCATTTCCATGAATTCTGTGTCTATATCGCCTTTTTCCATTTCTTCAAGCATAACTTGGCAGGCACCCATTCCCTGAGTAGCAACATCCTTATCTTCACATTTCCTAATTAATTTTAAAGCATTTTCGTCAAGTTCCATCTTTTCTTGTGCCATTAATATCACCACTTACTTATATGATCTTCAAAGGATTTATATTTAATACATATTTTAAAAAAAGTATTTAAAATGAAAATAGCCAGATAAAATAGAACATCCAAATTTTTGTTCTATCAAATACGAAAAATATTTTTATCACCTCTTTTAAATAATTTATTTAAAGGTAATGGTGTGATTTAAATGGCCAAAGATACTGACATTGATAAAGAGTTTGAAGCTCAATTAAAAGGTAAAATGGGCTGGAAATGCTCATGTTCACTGGATATTATAGATAAAGAATCCACACTCCGGACAGTTACATGTAAAAATTGTGGAAAAGTATTTAAAACGAATAGAGATACTGAATATTGTTTTAAATGCGAAAAAAAGCATTAAATGGTGAGAATATGGTAAAAGTAGAAATTGAACGATCTATGTGTATATCCTGTGGAAACTGTATCGATAACTGTCCAGAATACTTCGAATTTGCAGATGATGGATTTTCAACTCTTAAAGGGGGAAAAAGGGTTGGAGATAATGATGAACTTGAAATAGAAGAGGCAGGATGCACTGTAACTGCAGAAGAAAGTTGTCCCGTATCAATTATACATGTTTATGAATAAAGGAGGTTGAAGAAAATACTATTAAATCTACGATTTAATGCCTCGAAAATCTCCGATTTTCGAATTATAAGTATTTTCTGAACCCCAAATCGAAGCTGACAAAAACGAAGTTTTTGTCGGTTCAAAATTTTCAATTTTGAAAAATTTGGAGGAATATAATATGGAAGAACTAGTATCCAAAGTTTTGAAAGTAGAAGATTTAATAGACTACCAGGAAGGCTCTGTT is from Methanobacterium sp. and encodes:
- a CDS encoding ferredoxin; the encoded protein is MVKVEIERSMCISCGNCIDNCPEYFEFADDGFSTLKGGKRVGDNDELEIEEAGCTVTAEESCPVSIIHVYE
- a CDS encoding DUF5612 domain-containing protein, coding for MGEIALTIKSENKPGVLRDITDLMAKCGMNITYTHLFVEKDGSASVYMEIEGVSDSDELTNNIRKVKAVTDVQIHPSLSEIYGKRIIIIGGGAQVAQVAHGAITEADRHNIRGERISIDTIPLVGETELSDAVSAVGRLPRVGALVLAGSLMGGKISEAVEEVKKEHGVIVISLNMPGSVTQKADLVVTDPVQAGVMAVMAVAETAIFDIKKVRHAKF
- a CDS encoding NAD(P)H-dependent oxidoreductase, whose translation is MILIILAHPTKESFNHAIADSAVQTLKNNGHEVIFHDLYAEKFDPILLSEEIPKEAELDPIIENYCKEISEADGIIIIHPNWWGQPPAILKGYVDRVIRAGVAYEFLEGDSGEGVPNGLLKAESALVFNTANTSKEREMNVFGDPLETIWKNCIFDLCGVKNFYRKMYRIIVTSTPQERELWLEDVKETVNKYFPSMN
- a CDS encoding DNA-formamidopyrimidine glycosylase family protein, which encodes MAELPEILILSKQMNNELKSKKFESVDVIQEKCLNMESDNFKRQIIGKSIENIYNKGKWIFFKLSDGYNLLLNLGMGADILHYTEGEFSSEYQCRFNFGDNSGFTCKFWWFGHVELIKDSELGEHKPTKDIAISPLDSKFTLNYFKSICKGRAGVKNLLLNQRKIGGIGNVYVHDILFRAKIHPQAPINTLNNSQIDKLFEIIKENLQKSMNTGGLIYEKDFYGENNGFSRDDFLVAYKEGEKCPDCSSIIEKIKTGSTSSYICPECQK